The Pseudorasbora parva isolate DD20220531a chromosome 16, ASM2467924v1, whole genome shotgun sequence genome includes a region encoding these proteins:
- the LOC137043625 gene encoding putative SCAN domain-containing protein SCAND2P, with protein sequence METPSRHPLADLVQSLAGLHRETHQDLRAVREEQQKRFEALLQAQHEDRELFRSWMDREVQASPKPASDSAATIALSKMGPMNASRSSIDLFERSASARDWSRDDWPMRLLPLLSGEAQVAAHQLPVKNLLVYDDLKRAILQRVGRTPEQHRQRFRTLALEESGRPFIFAHQLRDSCRKWLMAGECDAEGIIDRVVLEQFVARLPRKTAQWVQCHRPASLDQAIQLAEDQMVACHGVGEPLPAASLSLSSLSLSPPNPAPSLSKPVPAPRSRAGVPPRPAPRWRTGAAAETSATPQPAARGGGSLDPFPGSLSPSLSPRQGLDPLPATRAAGRPGPACWRCGDPGHFIDRCPMMDVGKLVRVPDAPQAAPDQEGLYQIP encoded by the coding sequence ATGGAAACGCCATCCCGCCACCCACTTGCGGACCTGGTGCAATCGCTCGCGGGCCTCCACCGGGAAACACATCAAGATCTGCGGGCCGTCAGGGAGGAGCAGCAAAAAAGATTTGAGGCGCTCCTCCAGGCCCAGCATGAGGACCGCGagctgttccggagctggatggaccgggaggttcagGCCAGTCCCAAACCCGCCAGCGACTCGGCCGCCACCATCGCGCTCTCGAAGATGGGACCGATGAATGCCTCCAGGTCGTCCATCGACCTCTTCGAGAGGTCCGCCTCCGCTCGGGACTGGTCCAGGGATGACTGGCCAATGCGGCTCCTGCCCCTGCTATCGGGAGAAGCGCAGGTGGCCGCCCACCAACTGCCAGTCAAGAACCTCCTGGTCTACGACGACCTCAAGCGCGCCATCCtgcagcgggtcggccggacacCGGAACAGCACCGTCAGCGGTTCCGGACCCTGGCGCTCGAAGAGTCCGGCCGGCCCTTCATCTTCGCgcaccagctccgggactcgtgccGCAAGTGGCTGATGGCCGGAGAATGCGACGCCGAGGGGATCATCGATCgcgtggtgctggagcagttcgtCGCGCGGCTTCCGAGGAAGACCGcgcagtgggtccagtgccaccgcccGGCGTCGCTGGACCAGGCCATCCAGTTGGCGGAGGACCAGATGGTGGCGTGCCAtggggtcggcgagcccttgCCAgcggcttctctctctctctcttctctctctctctctcctcctaaCCCCGCCCCGTCTCTCTCTAAGCCTGTCCCCGCTCCCAGGTCCAGAGCTGGAGTACCGCCCCGGCCAGCGCCGAGGTGGAGAACGGGGGCCGCGGCCGAGACATCGGCGACTCCCCAGCCGGCGGCCCGGGGAGGAGGAAGCCTAGATCCGTTCCCGGGATCATTATCCCCGTCCCTCTCTCCACGCCAAGGGCTGGACCCACTTCCAGCCACTAGGGCGGCGGGGAGGCCTGGGCCGGCTTGTTGGCGCTGTGGGGACCCGGGACACTTTATTGATCGGTGTCCTATGATGGATGTGGGGAAGCTGGTCCGGGTCCCCGACGCGCCACAAGCCGCCCCCGATCAAGAAGGCCTGTACCAGATAccc